A stretch of Paenibacillus mucilaginosus 3016 DNA encodes these proteins:
- the queD gene encoding 6-carboxytetrahydropterin synthase QueD → MEYEIPKKVQILGEDIQQSQLKYHDREVLVSKEFTFDSAHHLHCYEGKCQSLHGHTYKLQVIMRGKVDHRGITIDFGDIKRIAKERVIDRLDHRYLNDVLPPMNTTAENMVVWMYEQLAAALREENLYPAVRLEEVRLWETPTSFAAVTARLMGEE, encoded by the coding sequence ATGGAGTACGAAATTCCCAAGAAAGTGCAGATACTGGGAGAAGATATACAGCAAAGCCAGCTCAAATATCATGATCGGGAAGTGCTCGTCTCGAAGGAATTCACCTTCGACAGCGCTCACCATCTTCACTGCTATGAGGGCAAATGCCAGAGCCTCCATGGCCATACGTATAAGCTGCAGGTCATCATGCGCGGCAAGGTGGACCACCGCGGGATTACGATCGATTTCGGCGATATCAAGCGGATCGCCAAGGAACGGGTAATCGACAGGCTCGACCACCGCTACCTGAACGACGTGCTGCCTCCGATGAATACGACGGCGGAGAATATGGTTGTCTGGATGTACGAGCAGCTGGCGGCTGCCCTGCGTGAGGAGAACCTGTATCCGGCGGTGCGCCTTGAAGAGGTGCGCCTGTGGGAGACGCCGACCTCGTTCGCAGCCGTCACCGCCCGCCTGATGGGAGAGGAATGA
- a CDS encoding aminoglycoside N(3)-acetyltransferase yields the protein MKPIEGKLYTIDSLVEDLRRIGLQRGMTVIVHSSLKSFGGWIPGGPAAVVLALEEVLGREGTLVMPTHSGDLSDPARWQNPPVPEAWWETIRRTMPAYEPGLTPTRAMGAIPECFRKQEGVLRSAHPQVSFAAWGAGAARITEGHELSYSLGEASPLARLYEADARVLLLGVGHGNNTSLHLAEYRASYPGKEEEELGAPIRKDGQRVWAAYSDFRIDSDDFETIGEAFGAETGLVTEGRVAESRTLFMPQRALVDYAVKWMEANRGRARQE from the coding sequence ATGAAACCCATCGAAGGAAAGCTATATACGATCGACAGTTTGGTTGAAGATTTGCGGCGTATTGGCCTGCAAAGGGGGATGACGGTGATCGTGCATTCCTCGCTCAAATCGTTCGGCGGCTGGATTCCGGGCGGCCCGGCAGCTGTTGTGCTGGCCCTCGAAGAGGTGCTGGGACGGGAGGGAACGCTGGTGATGCCGACCCACTCGGGGGATCTCTCCGATCCGGCCCGCTGGCAGAACCCGCCGGTGCCCGAGGCTTGGTGGGAGACGATCCGCCGTACGATGCCGGCGTACGAGCCCGGCTTGACACCCACCCGGGCGATGGGGGCGATCCCGGAGTGCTTCCGCAAGCAGGAGGGCGTGCTGCGCAGCGCGCACCCGCAGGTATCGTTTGCGGCCTGGGGAGCTGGGGCGGCGAGGATCACAGAAGGGCACGAGCTCTCCTACAGCCTCGGCGAAGCCTCTCCGCTGGCCCGCCTCTATGAGGCGGATGCCCGGGTGCTGCTGCTAGGGGTCGGACACGGTAACAATACTTCGCTTCACTTGGCTGAGTACCGGGCATCTTACCCGGGCAAGGAGGAAGAAGAACTGGGAGCCCCGATCCGGAAAGACGGGCAGCGAGTATGGGCGGCCTATTCGGATTTCCGCATAGACAGTGATGATTTTGAGACGATTGGAGAGGCTTTCGGGGCGGAGACGGGACTTGTCACCGAAGGCAGGGTGGCAGAGTCCCGAACGTTGTTCATGCCGCAGCGCGCTCTGGTGGACTATGCGGTGAAATGGATGGAGGCGAACCGAGGAAGGGCGAGACAGGAGTAG
- the queC gene encoding 7-cyano-7-deazaguanine synthase QueC: MTTSKKAVVILSGGLDSTTCMGLAREAGYDLYPITFDYGQRQKREIENARKVTEFYGVSDRHKVISLGFLKEFGGSALTDESIEVPAAGETGLEGSEIPVTYVPGRNLLFLSIATSYAEVKGAEAIYIGVNALDYSGYPDCRPEFIRKVEEVMALATRVGVEGGPIRIETPLIDWTKAEIVRQGNRIGVPYHLTTSCYNGQEEACGECDSCRLRLKGFEEAGSTDPIPYREA, translated from the coding sequence ATGACCACGAGCAAAAAAGCGGTCGTTATCCTGAGCGGCGGTCTCGACAGCACGACCTGCATGGGGCTTGCACGCGAAGCGGGGTACGACTTGTATCCGATTACGTTTGATTACGGACAGCGCCAGAAGCGGGAGATCGAGAATGCGCGCAAGGTCACCGAATTCTACGGTGTATCCGACCGGCACAAGGTGATTTCGCTTGGCTTCCTCAAGGAATTCGGCGGCAGCGCGCTGACCGACGAGAGCATTGAGGTGCCGGCTGCCGGCGAAACCGGGCTCGAAGGAAGCGAGATTCCGGTTACTTACGTGCCGGGCCGCAACCTGCTGTTCCTCTCCATCGCGACATCGTATGCAGAGGTGAAAGGAGCCGAAGCGATCTATATCGGCGTGAACGCGCTCGATTACAGCGGCTATCCGGACTGCCGTCCGGAGTTCATCCGCAAGGTCGAAGAGGTCATGGCACTGGCGACACGCGTCGGCGTCGAAGGCGGCCCGATCCGTATCGAGACCCCGCTCATCGACTGGACCAAGGCGGAGATTGTCCGTCAGGGCAACCGGATCGGCGTTCCTTATCACCTGACGACCTCCTGCTACAACGGGCAGGAGGAAGCCTGCGGCGAGTGCGACAGCTGCCGCCTGCGGCTGAAGGGCTTCGAGGAGGCCGGCTCGACCGACCCGATTCCTTACCGCGAAGCGTAA
- a CDS encoding 7-carboxy-7-deazaguanine synthase QueE: MIELEQQELTVQQESIKNPLDIRLPMVEIFETVEGEGTRAGFPTVFIRLFGCNLRCTWCDTKYSYPPAEAEFVMTIGEIVQEAAKYKAKHICFTGGEPLLYGDKSAALIEALVAAGRYTDLHVETNGAVDLAPFLERIDSPVVRYVMDYKLPDSGEQEKMLTGNLALLRPQDELKFVIGSERDFFTAVQVLKDYPTKALPLFSPVWETMPPVKLVGLMLEHGLSHVKLNMQLHKIIWDPAERGV, translated from the coding sequence ATGATCGAGTTGGAACAGCAAGAACTTACAGTGCAGCAGGAGAGCATTAAGAACCCGCTTGACATCCGGCTGCCGATGGTCGAAATTTTCGAAACCGTGGAGGGCGAAGGGACGCGTGCCGGCTTTCCGACGGTCTTCATCCGGCTGTTCGGCTGCAACCTGCGCTGCACCTGGTGTGATACGAAGTACAGCTATCCTCCGGCCGAGGCCGAATTCGTCATGACGATCGGCGAGATCGTGCAGGAAGCGGCCAAGTACAAGGCGAAGCACATCTGCTTTACCGGCGGGGAGCCGCTGCTCTACGGGGACAAGTCGGCCGCACTGATCGAAGCGCTGGTGGCCGCAGGCCGCTATACGGATCTTCACGTGGAGACGAACGGAGCAGTCGACCTTGCCCCGTTCCTGGAGCGCATCGACTCTCCTGTCGTCCGCTACGTCATGGATTACAAGCTGCCGGACTCCGGCGAGCAGGAGAAGATGCTGACCGGCAATCTGGCGCTGCTCCGTCCGCAGGACGAGCTGAAGTTCGTCATCGGCAGCGAGCGTGATTTCTTCACGGCCGTGCAGGTGCTGAAGGATTACCCGACGAAGGCGCTGCCGCTGTTCTCCCCGGTGTGGGAGACGATGCCGCCGGTGAAGCTGGTGGGTCTGATGCTGGAGCACGGCCTCAGCCATGTGAAGCTGAACATGCAGCTGCACAAAATCATCTGGGACCCGGCCGAACGGGGCGTGTAG
- a CDS encoding RsmB/NOP family class I SAM-dependent RNA methyltransferase, which translates to MTTLPSSYIEQMRKQLGGEAEAFLASYGQPRTQGLRINPRKINDSDPGALPKLQRLFALEPVPWCPTGFYYEEDARPGRHPYHAAGVYYIQEPSAMSAVELLDPQPGEIVLDLAAAPGGKSTHIAGKLAGQGLLISNEIHPARAKILAENIERMGIPNAVVVSSNPPQLAARFPRFFDRIMVDAPCSGEGMFRKDPDAVGEWSPAHVEMCAARQLDILQDAVRMLKPGGRLAYSTCTFNEQENELTADAIVKLCPGLELERTERIWPHLHRGEGHFVAVFRLTEAGAGGDEAAAPAVRGRTAARGKRGTVRPEEEAVRLYERWAAETWAPEGSGFRLPSGEPLLFGEQLYWLPQADGCPFDSSWLQGLKVLRPGLHLAEVKKNRVEPAHALALSLPPAAKVRLQADLSSEGEEVQRYLRGEALQSGAPGSGWTLVTVDGYPLGWGKLSGGLLKNHYPKGLRR; encoded by the coding sequence ATGACCACCTTACCTTCAAGCTATATCGAACAAATGCGGAAGCAGCTCGGCGGCGAGGCTGAGGCGTTCCTCGCCAGCTACGGTCAGCCGAGAACGCAGGGCCTGCGAATCAACCCGCGTAAAATAAATGATAGCGATCCTGGGGCGCTGCCAAAGCTGCAGCGTCTCTTCGCGCTGGAGCCTGTGCCCTGGTGCCCCACCGGCTTTTATTATGAGGAAGACGCTAGACCGGGCCGGCACCCGTACCATGCGGCGGGCGTGTACTATATCCAGGAGCCTTCCGCCATGTCCGCCGTGGAGCTGTTGGATCCGCAGCCGGGCGAGATCGTGCTCGACCTTGCCGCCGCCCCCGGCGGCAAGTCGACGCACATCGCAGGCAAGCTGGCCGGCCAGGGCCTGCTGATCTCCAACGAGATCCACCCCGCCCGGGCCAAAATCCTCGCCGAGAATATCGAGCGGATGGGCATCCCGAACGCGGTCGTCGTGAGCAGCAATCCGCCGCAGCTTGCGGCGCGCTTCCCCCGCTTTTTCGACCGGATCATGGTCGATGCCCCTTGCTCGGGGGAAGGCATGTTCCGCAAGGACCCGGATGCGGTCGGCGAATGGTCGCCGGCCCACGTCGAGATGTGTGCCGCCCGCCAGCTCGATATTCTGCAGGACGCGGTGCGGATGCTGAAGCCGGGCGGGCGGCTGGCCTACTCTACCTGCACCTTCAACGAGCAGGAGAACGAGCTCACCGCTGACGCGATCGTGAAACTCTGCCCGGGGCTTGAACTCGAGCGGACCGAGCGGATCTGGCCGCACCTGCACCGGGGCGAAGGCCACTTCGTCGCCGTGTTCCGTCTTACTGAGGCGGGGGCAGGCGGTGACGAAGCGGCAGCGCCTGCCGTCAGAGGCCGGACAGCGGCCCGGGGCAAGCGGGGCACCGTACGGCCGGAGGAGGAAGCGGTCCGGCTCTACGAGCGCTGGGCCGCAGAGACCTGGGCGCCGGAGGGCAGCGGTTTCCGGCTGCCTTCCGGGGAGCCCCTGCTGTTCGGCGAGCAGCTCTACTGGCTGCCGCAGGCGGACGGCTGCCCCTTTGACAGCAGCTGGCTCCAGGGCCTGAAGGTGCTGCGTCCCGGCCTTCACCTCGCCGAGGTGAAGAAGAACCGGGTCGAACCGGCCCACGCCCTTGCCCTGTCGCTGCCTCCGGCTGCCAAGGTGCGGCTGCAGGCAGACCTCTCCTCCGAAGGGGAAGAGGTCCAGCGCTACCTGCGCGGCGAGGCGCTGCAAAGCGGAGCGCCTGGCAGCGGATGGACGCTCGTCACCGTCGACGGATACCCGCTAGGCTGGGGCAAGCTGTCCGGCGGCCTGCTCAAGAACCACTACCCAAAGGGCCTCCGCCGTTAG